CGGAGAAGAGCTATTTGCATCATTAATGCTTCCACTCCATGACGCTGTTCTCCGCGAACGAGATTGAGCAGTGGAATTACCATTACCAGCTATTCTGCTCGCAGTGGGGATGTTGCTCATGCTTGCGAAACGCTGcatggatggtgatgatgatgatggtgatggtggtggtggttgttgagaTGAATAAAATGAATCATTAGTCATCACGGATGAGATATCTTCACTAGGGCCAGTACTTTCTTGCATAATTTCACCTGTTGCCGCTATTGATTGTTCCCCAGATGATGACGGTGTAGGTGCAGGAGCCGGAGCAGGAACAAAAAACTTTGCATTGCTAGTGCCAATTGGATTTGCAACTGGAGCAGGAGGGGACTGGAATAAGTTTGCTGAGACCCCGCCACCTTTATTGAAGGTATCAACGTACCTGCAGAAAGTCAAGAACAAGGCGGTTATGCCTCTGAAATGACATTAATAAAAATCCAAAGTACCTTCCACTGGAAATATATTATTAGGATTCTCCATTCCCAACCAAAGACAGACCAAGCATTGATCTCATCAGTGAAATAATTTTTTCCCTTTGGTCAACTTCCATCAGTCTAGATATTGGTAAGGATGTAATGGCTTAATGGGGTTACCGCCGTATCATACTGTCTAATTTTGGATGAAGTTGAGCTTTCCTAGTCTCAGTGCAAACCTAAGGAAAAGCTAAGTATGATGTGAAAAATTCAAAGTTGGATACCTTGATCTAACACCCATTCGGCCACGGGAAGAGAACTGGTTAGAGCTCGATGGAATTGGAGGTATCCCTGAACTTCGTTCTGAATGAGTTGGGCTTCtgctttcagcaactccattattAGCAGGAGGACTGTCATTTCTAAATGCATGCTGCATGTTGTAATCTGTTGTTCCATTCTGAAAAACTGCATTTGTTGGAGGTGGAGGTGGCGCTGATTCCTCAGCAGTAACGTTAGCACCTTCCTCTACCCATCTCTTGAGTTTCTCGTCATAGTAAAATTTATTCGATTCACCCAACTTCGCCTTTTGTGTCATGCAGAAAACAGAAAAAGATAGGAAAAAGAAAGTTAATCATTCAAATAAAGGAAATCATGAAGGAATTGACAAATCTAGCCGCTGGAATATACCTGTTTATCTGACCTAGATCTTCCGACCCACCCTATGGTCTTTTGGAAAATTGTTGACCCCAAAAGACCAAAGCGAGATGACCCACCTGCACCTGATGCTTTGCTTTGTCCATCAGCAGAAGCTCCACCCTTCGATGAATTAGCCTATTAAAGTCAGCCAGGCTCAACACTTTAATACAACCCAAATAAATTGACTGGGAAATCATTAGATGGAGAAGAAATAAACCTGTCTACCAAAATCCGGCTCTGAAACGCTCCTATTGGGCATACTCCTCCTATTACTATCACCTGCCCATTCACTAATGGTTTCCACTGAGGCCGAAGGCATTAAAGATGACATGGCCATTGTCGATTGACTAGCTGGTACACGGGGTATTGGTGGACGGTTATCCTGGTCATTACTTTTAGTCGACGAGgccgatggtggtggtggtccaATCATTCGGTGAATAGATCTATCAATAAATGGGAGGAATTTACTAACAAGTTTTCCTGGAGCCAAGTTAATACCGAATCCTCCCTATAAAAAAGCACAGTTATCAATACTTAAAACTGATCCAACGGAGAATAAGTTTGCAATTGAAATTGCAATCCTACACACCTGCTGATGAGTCCTAACTCGCTCCTCCAGTGATGAAACCAATTGTTTCCATGTCTCCACTTCTGGTGCTCGGCCATTTTTCAGAGATTTTGTTATTGCTTGACAATACCTGAAAGATACTACCATTAAGAAAGTGGAAAGCATGTGCAAAACAAAATCAAGCAAAGAAACTAAAATTTACTTACTTCAAAGATTCTGAAACTTTTCCCACTTCAGCCAGCATATGGGCATATACAAGTTTATACGGCTGAAATGGTAGCAAGACGGATTGAGAATTCCCGAGCACCGTCGTATATTCATAGAATTCTGTCCTCTGCCCAGATATTGGTGGATCGAGTCAGTTATTCCATATATGAATATGCATGATAAATCTTTAGAAGGTAAAAGAAAATACACAAAGATCAAAAAGTGCATCACATTGATTAAGTAATTAAGTGATAGAAAAAACATTTAAGAACATAAAGATGGTAAAAGATGAGACGTGGGATATCAAAGTTGCTACACTTCCCTACCTAACCACTTAAACTATGTGCTGAACCAATTTGTTGAAAACAGATACATGAAACAAACCTATCATTCTAGCCTCTATTTTTTTATCAAACATCATTAACCCCACAAAATCCAATCCCTAGAGTAATGTTTCGCAATTCAATCCTCAAAAAACTGTCCAACAAAAATTTGAGATTTGATCGTGATAGGGTGGTACAGCTGCTTATGGGATTAGAGGATGGTAGTACTAGTGACAGCAATAGGGGTGGTAATGGCAATAACAAAGATGAATTGACAAGATAAATGTTTGGCCTTATTATTAAACGAAAAGGATGAACACTTTTCCTATAACATTCTTTTTAAATTCAACTGGGGAAAACTGTTTAACTGGGAAGAATCATCTCTTGTCATGCGACATAAGCATTAAAAAGGGCAGATTAATATGTAAAGCCAATCACCAACTTCAGAGAATGTAATAAGGGTACAAAAATAGGACGAGTAGAACCTGTATAGCCTCAGGGCTCGCATATGTTCGAGGGCATCTCCAGTGGTCAGCACCAATAAGACACAATCTTGCACTGTCAGAAAACGACTCGAAGTTTGCTTCCGCAACTAAGTAGCAGATGTGTGCAGCAGTAATCTGTTCCATAAATAATAAGATCCAGACTCCAAGAGCAACATAATCCAGTAAACCCCatgtaaaaaatttcaaaaagaaacaaaaagaaagaaagacagACCTCGCCTCTCTCCTTCCAGAGACAATCCCCAAGATGAAGTACTACAAGTTCATCACCTTTTGTTCTGTTTGCAGCAATGATGGCCAAATTCTCTTCCCAGTCATCTAGCATTCCGTTGGCACCGCCCTTTAGCcataaaaaattttaaaaaacaaaGATAACAAACAACATATTAAGAGAATCGGTTTGAGTTCACTGAAGCAATGTGCAAAAATTCATTATTTGCAAATGGTAAGATAAAACCATGTCCAAAAGCCCAACAAATCCAGGTATAGAAGCAATTTGTTACTTTATAGGCATACTGAAGAAAGGATGACATGCCTATGTGAAAATCATGACCAGTGCATGATTCACATACTGAGCTTGTTGTTCATGTCCGCATAAAAGTCATGCAAGGAGTATTATTAACACATAACAATTGAAAATTAGAAGCCTAATTCAGTCGAAACTAATCTGGAAAAAATATCTACCTGTGCATGCTGTTGAGACATATGTAAAGCATCGGGTGAACCACCGCTTTTACTCGTGCTATCAGCAGAAAACACATCTGCTGGTTGCCCTGCAGTTAGCAAGCACAATGTACGCAAAGGTGAACCAGCTACTAACTGGCAATGAGCCATCTGTCTCACGGATTCAATATAATGCTGCATGCATACATAAAGCAAAGTGAGAGTTGGTAAGCTAAATTTCAGATTGTCAGATACAGCCATCTCAATCAACCTCTAGACAAATTCAATCATGTGGATATGAAAGAGAAAAGGGAAGAAAAAAGACAGTCTGACCTGATCACCAAGTTGTGCTGCAAGAATAAGAGCAGGTCCCCACAACTGACCTTCCTGTGCACATTGTAGGGCCTCTTTTGTTCTACCAGAAACAAGAAGGTTTTGTACCTCAGCAGCGGTTGCCTACATAAAACAGCATTTGGAATattacgtaactacagagaaagaaaaaaaaggtaagaaacaaactgattaagaaaaacaaaacatacCCGCAGTTGACCTTCGGAAGGCACATTTGTTAAGCAGTGCCTTTGGGAGGCGTACCCACTTAGCTGAGAACTACTACTTTTAGCCGAAGCAAAAAGTTTTGCAACAGCTGACTCGGGACGATCATTTtcctacaaggaaagaaaaacaaaaaccaacaATTTAGTATCTGTAATCTAACAATTCATCCAGTACAGACATAAACtccaactttttcttttttggcaAAAGTCCAAGATTAGTGTGCTGTGAATTTTGTGTCTTAAGTACATAAGGACAATTATTGACAATACTGAATAATGGAACAAAAGAGAGAAATTTTAGCAGCCTACAACACTCAATGTtggtgataaaaaaaaatctttgagaATAATTTGAGTAAATGCTACTCAAAACATATATGCGAGTTACAATATAAAATAAcaagaaaaaattataaaaacagATTTTAGTACACAAGAAAACAAAACCATAAATACAACATTTTTACCTTCAAAGATGGATCCGAACCAAAAGGAGACCGAAGTTTACCATAATGTTGGCAAGCTATTTTTAACAAAGAAAGAAGCAACCTCAAAAGTTCTCCATTCCTATAGTCCACATTCAATGATGCACACTCCGTAATCCTCTCATCAATCCAagtatttaattctttatttccaCTATTTCCACCAACCAGAGGCCCAGGAAAGGATTGGTGGCACAGAGTACGGAAATAACCTGAACCACCAAAATCAATGTTTGACGCGCCATTTTTGTTGGTGACAGTATCCATCAAGTCAAGAACTGAAATGGAACCTCCTATGCAGTCCTTCGCATATTACAAAACATATTTCAGATTTTAACAATaacatatttttcaaaatcaGTTAACTGAAATTACAAGTTTAAGACAGTCAAAAGTGAAAGCTCAGGGCCTAACCTTGCTTGCATACGCCGTGCTTGAACCAAGAGCACCGCTATCTTTCACAACTACGAGTTTTCCACCAAAACCAAAAGTAACCAGGGCATGAGGAGGACGACCATGGGGAGACCTCCCATCTTGTGGAgtatgtgatgtttgagtgctacTAGGAAAGGTTTGTTGGGAATACCTTCCTATATTATGATTGCCATAAAAACCATGTGAAGCAGTCATCTGGTTATTCTGCTCCAACATTGGCTGGTTCATCTGATGTGAAAAAGTGTCAGTGGGAACAAAGCTCGGGAATGAACCCACCCTTTCATTCCCACCATAACTATGACTTGTCTGTTGCTGCTCATATGAAGCAGTTAGGACAGGTTTGAAACTAATTTGCTGATCCAGGGAATTGCTCGAATAACCCCTTGAATTGTATAGAGTCTCTGAATGCTGGTTTTCTGTGTAACTGGCGAGAGAATTACTCTTAACCATTGTCTTAGGTTGCCACATATTGGTATTCTGCTGAACGTAATTACCAGGCTGGTCACCACCATGGGCTTCACTTCGATTACCTTGCGATTCATAGGCTTCAACTTTTCCGTAGTCATTAAATGTCCCTTGGTCTCTCACAGGGGTGAAACTACAAACAAAAGCATTACCGTTTTGAGATATCTGGTCTTCAGTTGAAGGTGTCGGCTGACCAGCCTGACTATAAGATTCTGACTGAGCAGCCAGACCATAAGATTCTGACTGACCAGCCTGATCATAAGATCCCGACTGACCAGCTTGGGTATAACTTTCCAACTGACCAGCCTGGGTATGCGATTCCAACTGACCAGCCTGGGTATAAGATTCTAAATGACCAGCCTGGGTATAAGATCCAGCCTGACTAGCCTGGGTATAAGAACTGTCCTGGGTATAAGATCCCGACTGACCGTCATGGGTATAAGATCCTGATTGACTGGCATGGGTATAAGATCCTGACTGATCAGCCTGCATATAGGATTCCGACTGATCAGCCTGAGCATAAGATCCCCACTGACTAGCCTGAGTATAAGATGCTAACGGGTACCATTGTTTGGCAATACTATCATAAAACCAATCAGGGTATTGTGGATCAAAAATCATATGTGCTGGATACACCATGGTTCCCTGGGAAGCCTGATTCCAGTTCGCAACACTGCCAGTTGTACAACCCTCGTCTAGGGTACCCCCAACAGATTGAGTCGTTTGCTGTAAAAATGAAGCTTCTGAGCACTGGGTTGAAACAACATCAGCACTTGTTGCCTGAGCTGTATCTTCGTAATTTGCTTGGTTATTTATTGTTGAGTCAGGAATTGATGTACCAGTATTTACGCCATATTCCCAACCAGGATACTGAACAGGTTGGGCAATGTAGGCATCTTGCTCATTATTTGTCTGTTCACTTCCTGATGTATATGTTCTAGCATCATTGTTCTGCTTGAAACTTAGTGATGATGTAGAACCATAAACTTCATTTTCTACCGTTTCAGATCTATGGTTGGAATCAACTAGTGCATTATTCCCGATATCTGCATAAGGATCAACTGAGTTGTTGGAATCGACTCCAGTATTATTCCCGATATTTTCAAAAGGATCGTCGCATAATAAATCCGAGTATGACCCAAAACCACTGCCACCCTTCTCATCACCATCAGCATAAAAAGAACTCCACTGAAATTCTTTAACGCATGTACTCTTAGATCCGCTATTATTGCTCGTTGACGTGTCTAATGAAACTTCAGCCGTCTTCGACACATCACTAGTCTCAAAATTGTTATCAAGAACAGCTGAAGTGGAACCGACATGTGAGACACCCTCCTCTTGATCCACGCTTCCCTTTTCTGTCTTATCATCAGAAGACAATGCAACAACCCCGTCCTCTGATTTCTTTTCCTCTTCTGCGGAAACCCCAAATCCAGCACCACTAGTTGTATCTGCTGACACAATAGGAACCTCATCCATACTTAAATTTGTAAATGCTCTCACCTCATCAGAATCTGAACCACCATCCATACCGCTAGAACCAACAACAGATGTCACAGTAGTTGACGTAACCCCAAATTCATCATCGTCGACAAGCTTATCAAAAAAATCATCATCTGCTTCCTCCAGTTGAGATGGAGGAAATGCCATGGATTGTATATAACCCTAAATTTACAATTTCTCAGCGAAATTCACCTCAATTAACTCCACACAGCTCCAATTTGCAACCTAAATTGAACCTTAAAAACTATTTCACAATTATAAAAACGAATTCCCCAAATATATATACTCTCCTATACGTTACCTACAAATccagaaaaaaatatataagatCTTAAATTCCAATAACAAAATCAGTGTCTTAACCTAAATTCAACAAGCGGATCATAACAAGTAAGTAAGATCTAAGGTTTACCGAATCCTAGTACAACAATAAAAACATATATCAaacccagaaaaaaaaaattgaacaaatcAGAATCATGATTGTAATCCAAATCTATAAACTTACCGGTAAATTAGAAGATATGCAGGGATCGATctagagagagaaagaagaagaaaactcagaCAGAAGAAGAATTGAATAGAGAGAGAAACCCTCGAGTTCTCGTAAGAGCCGACAAATCATCTTCTCACCCACCAACGCCTCATGTTCATATTTTTTTAGTTTGGGatataaaataaaactaattttttttctttttctcagcGTTATTAATTAAGACTTTGAAATAGACTTTAGTCGGAAATACCCTCTCAATGTATCTTTTTGATCCGTCTTACtccttccgtcccactattaagtgacctagttcaagtttgcacaatttttaaggtaaGTAAGGGGAAAAGTATTTTTAAGCACCTTTTACAAGTATACCCCTATGGATAATAAatggtgaaattttgaaatgatttatctctcaaattacACCACAGATGTTTGCAAACTTTGTACCAtgaaaaaacattttaaaacacctacgtaacgaatataaacatgactatcaaattatgcatatttcttatatttcttataattaatcaaaatgatattttaaaaatatcaccttgtttagtgatatagatcacttaatagtgggacaaaatctaaaagtaattaggtcacttattagtgggacggaGAGAGAGAGTAATATATCTATCTGAGAGGGATATGACGTAATAATGAGGTTTAGTGTTGTCTAATTGATATTAATAAACTAGTTGAGGAAACAAATCCCAGTAAAACGGTATTTtctgagtttattttttctttttggaatttaatgGGAAGGTGGAGTTTTTTTAATCTGACATGGATAGAAATAGATGTGAATGTGGAATTGAACGCATCAGTCaatttgataaataattttttttctttgttgttgaaGGTAAATTGATAAATAACTGAATTCAGTGGAATTTAACtatgttttcttttcctttttcgtcCAAACAAAAGATGATAGAGCTAATCTCTTACGACGGGGAGATCCTTAATAGCcatttttattcatttatttttgataaataaagAAACTTTTTATTAATAGAAATTTTTAGTTATAATGAGTGTTTAAGATCCAAAATAAAAGAATACAAAGTAATAAGAACACACCGTCAAAATACACTACCAAGAAAtctgacaagagaaagagaaggattacagAAGCgtgacaaatacaagtatgaaataagattttattaaatcggaggaagaatggtttttctcataattaaattccaaccatttagtttgtttttcttcattgGAAAGATGTGTGCTTgttcaaatctcttgtaactagtgattAAGCTTTCGATGTCAAAAAGATCACAGATGAAGATTCCTTtgccggataagttgatgatgaagatctcGTCACCGGAGATGACAAAGATGAAAATTTCTTCGTCGGTTGTAGATAAGTTATAAAAACATaataacaactaagctaaaactaCTAACTAGTCTAGAAAGCAAGAATAGTGAAGAAATCTACTCAGATCTGGTCCAAGatggacgtcagctaagggaatcaattgcttaGAGCCTTGCGAAGTTCaggagatgtaaggagcgcgtcTGTAACTGAATCCTTTGGAgtgtggattcggtctcaactacattccggtctgaagtctgatagtaggctaatgTTTGTAACAacttaatacattttggtgttcaaatctggacggggtcccagggtttttctgctactgtggtttcctagttaacaaaacttctggtgttttgtGTTTTTCCCTTTCCGCATTCTCTTGTTTATCGTTTTAATTAGATTTACGCAAGtcgtacgtattcaatcttagtagatgcgtccatctaattgtgatcgattacgagacttgtttcttgtagaattcgtatcttgaaagatagataacaagttacttggaagaattctgatttgattatttggatacgactagattgaacttagatgttgatttttgagatcgtccaagtactcttctaaaCAATCAGGTTCACTGGCTCTTTTGTCTATACGTACTTGAGaaaaaatagagatataaactctacatatcaaggatcattaagttggtctctTTGGAATTgtgttaggttttgtccatacatgtttccAAATGAAAAATTGGTGATGTACTTAGTACTCTCTCattttcaattgttatcagagctGGAAAACACATTTTGAcctaacaagtatgtgtttgtggcaatcagAATTATGGACAATAATGAAATCTCGATTAACGTACCTCCAGCCTTCGatgacacaaattacttatggtggaaaatagttATGCGATCTTTCTTATAATCTCAAGATTTTAAGACATGGG
The nucleotide sequence above comes from Papaver somniferum cultivar HN1 chromosome 8, ASM357369v1, whole genome shotgun sequence. Encoded proteins:
- the LOC113302428 gene encoding protein transport protein SEC16A homolog isoform X2 — translated: MAFPPSQLEEADDDFFDKLVDDDEFGVTSTTVTSVVGSSGMDGGSDSDEVRAFTNLSMDEVPIVSADTTSGAGFGVSAEEEKKSEDGVVALSSDDKTEKGSVDQEEGVSHVGSTSAVLDNNFETSDVSKTAEVSLDTSTSNNSGSKSTCVKEFQWSSFYADGDEKGGSGFGSYSDLLCDDPFENIGNNTGVDSNNSVDPYADIGNNALVDSNHRSETVENEVYGSTSSLSFKQNNDARTYTSGSEQTNNEQDAYIAQPVQYPGWEYGVNTGTSIPDSTINNQANYEDTAQATSADVVSTQCSEASFLQQTTQSVGGTLDEGCTTGSVANWNQASQGTMVYPAHMIFDPQYPDWFYDSIAKQWYPLASYTQASQWGSYAQADQSESYMQADQSGSYTHASQSGSYTHDGQSGSYTQDSSYTQASQAGSYTQAGHLESYTQAGQLESHTQAGQLESYTQAGQSGSYDQAGQSESYGLAAQSESYSQAGQPTPSTEDQISQNGNAFVCSFTPVRDQGTFNDYGKVEAYESQGNRSEAHGGDQPGNYVQQNTNMWQPKTMVKSNSLASYTENQHSETLYNSRGYSSNSLDQQISFKPVLTASYEQQQTSHSYGGNERVGSFPSFVPTDTFSHQMNQPMLEQNNQMTASHGFYGNHNIGRYSQQTFPSSTQTSHTPQDGRSPHGRPPHALVTFGFGGKLVVVKDSGALGSSTAYASKDCIGGSISVLDLMDTVTNKNGASNIDFGGSGYFRTLCHQSFPGPLVGGNSGNKELNTWIDERITECASLNVDYRNGELLRLLLSLLKIACQHYGKLRSPFGSDPSLKENDRPESAVAKLFASAKSSSSQLSGYASQRHCLTNVPSEGQLRATAAEVQNLLVSGRTKEALQCAQEGQLWGPALILAAQLGDQHYIESVRQMAHCQLVAGSPLRTLCLLTAGQPADVFSADSTSKSGGSPDALHMSQQHAQGGANGMLDDWEENLAIIAANRTKGDELVVLHLGDCLWKERGEITAAHICYLVAEANFESFSDSARLCLIGADHWRCPRTYASPEAIQRTEFYEYTTVLGNSQSVLLPFQPYKLVYAHMLAEVGKVSESLKYCQAITKSLKNGRAPEVETWKQLVSSLEERVRTHQQGGFGINLAPGKLVSKFLPFIDRSIHRMIGPPPPSASSTKSNDQDNRPPIPRVPASQSTMAMSSLMPSASVETISEWAGDSNRRSMPNRSVSEPDFGRQGGASADGQSKASGAGGSSRFGLLGSTIFQKTIGWVGRSRSDKQAKLGESNKFYYDEKLKRWVEEGANVTAEESAPPPPPTNAVFQNGTTDYNMQHAFRNDSPPANNGVAESRSPTHSERSSGIPPIPSSSNQFSSRGRMGVRSRYVDTFNKGGGVSANLFQSPPAPVANPIGTSNAKFFVPAPAPAPTPSSSGEQSIAATGEIMQESTGPSEDISSVMTNDSFYSSQQPPPPSPSSSSPSMQRFASMSNIPTASRIAGNGNSTAQSRSRRTASWSGSINDANSSSPYTNGSRPLGEVLGYSPTSSIPNDPSSIHLTRNGSSFGSDLQEVEL
- the LOC113302428 gene encoding protein transport protein SEC16A homolog isoform X1, with translation MAFPPSQLEEADDDFFDKLVDDDEFGVTSTTVTSVVGSSGMDGGSDSDEVRAFTNLSMDEVPIVSADTTSGAGFGVSAEEEKKSEDGVVALSSDDKTEKGSVDQEEGVSHVGSTSAVLDNNFETSDVSKTAEVSLDTSTSNNSGSKSTCVKEFQWSSFYADGDEKGGSGFGSYSDLLCDDPFENIGNNTGVDSNNSVDPYADIGNNALVDSNHRSETVENEVYGSTSSLSFKQNNDARTYTSGSEQTNNEQDAYIAQPVQYPGWEYGVNTGTSIPDSTINNQANYEDTAQATSADVVSTQCSEASFLQQTTQSVGGTLDEGCTTGSVANWNQASQGTMVYPAHMIFDPQYPDWFYDSIAKQWYPLASYTQASQWGSYAQADQSESYMQADQSGSYTHASQSGSYTHDGQSGSYTQDSSYTQASQAGSYTQAGHLESYTQAGQLESHTQAGQLESYTQAGQSGSYDQAGQSESYGLAAQSESYSQAGQPTPSTEDQISQNGNAFVCSFTPVRDQGTFNDYGKVEAYESQGNRSEAHGGDQPGNYVQQNTNMWQPKTMVKSNSLASYTENQHSETLYNSRGYSSNSLDQQISFKPVLTASYEQQQTSHSYGGNERVGSFPSFVPTDTFSHQMNQPMLEQNNQMTASHGFYGNHNIGRYSQQTFPSSTQTSHTPQDGRSPHGRPPHALVTFGFGGKLVVVKDSGALGSSTAYASKDCIGGSISVLDLMDTVTNKNGASNIDFGGSGYFRTLCHQSFPGPLVGGNSGNKELNTWIDERITECASLNVDYRNGELLRLLLSLLKIACQHYGKLRSPFGSDPSLKENDRPESAVAKLFASAKSSSSQLSGYASQRHCLTNVPSEGQLRATAAEVQNLLVSGRTKEALQCAQEGQLWGPALILAAQLGDQHYIESVRQMAHCQLVAGSPLRTLCLLTAGQPADVFSADSTSKSGGSPDALHMSQQHAQGGANGMLDDWEENLAIIAANRTKGDELVVLHLGDCLWKERGEITAAHICYLVAEANFESFSDSARLCLIGADHWRCPRTYASPEAIQRTEFYEYTTVLGNSQSVLLPFQPYKLVYAHMLAEVGKVSESLKYCQAITKSLKNGRAPEVETWKQLVSSLEERVRTHQQGGFGINLAPGKLVSKFLPFIDRSIHRMIGPPPPSASSTKSNDQDNRPPIPRVPASQSTMAMSSLMPSASVETISEWAGDSNRRSMPNRSVSEPDFGRQANSSKGGASADGQSKASGAGGSSRFGLLGSTIFQKTIGWVGRSRSDKQAKLGESNKFYYDEKLKRWVEEGANVTAEESAPPPPPTNAVFQNGTTDYNMQHAFRNDSPPANNGVAESRSPTHSERSSGIPPIPSSSNQFSSRGRMGVRSRYVDTFNKGGGVSANLFQSPPAPVANPIGTSNAKFFVPAPAPAPTPSSSGEQSIAATGEIMQESTGPSEDISSVMTNDSFYSSQQPPPPSPSSSSPSMQRFASMSNIPTASRIAGNGNSTAQSRSRRTASWSGSINDANSSSPYTNGSRPLGEVLGYSPTSSIPNDPSSIHLTRNGSSFGSDLQEVEL